The Paraburkholderia caffeinilytica genome segment CCAGCCACAACATCAACAGCCCCGCACATTCAAACGAAAACGAAGCAATCGCGACCCTGAACCCGCCGTAGGCCTTGATCGTGTTGGCGAACAACAGGCGCGCACCGATAAACAGCGTGCCGAAGACAGTCAACGACAAAGCCGCATTAGGCCAATGCCGCGCGGCATAAAACAGCGTGATGAACGTCGCAATCGACCCAAAGCCGGCCGAACCCAGCGCCAACCCGATCCCATGCGGCAGCACCCGCGTGAACACGCTTCGATACGACATCCGCTCGCCGTGCACGATCGGCACCGCCGCGATGGGCCGCGCCAGATAAAAACCGAGTGCCGCCAGCAGAATCACCAGAATGCCCAACGCGGCGAACCCGATCGCATGCGCGATCGCTACGCCGAGCGGCGCGCCAACCGCGAGCGCGCCGTAAGTCGCAATACCGTTCCACGAAATCACCCGCGCATTGTTGCTCGTGCCCACCCGGCCGATGCCCCACAGAATCGCGCCGGTGCCGCACAGGCTTTCGCCGAAACCCAGTACGAGACGGCTGCAGACCAGTAGCCCGAGGCTCAGCGCGGGCCAGCGCCCGCACAACACGGCCAGCAGCAACAAGATCCCGCTTGCCCCGCAACCCAGCAGGCCGATCGTCACTGTCCGCTTCGGCCCAAGCGAGTCGGCCGAGCGGCCGGCGAGCGGCCGCGATGCCAGCGTCGCCAGGTACTGCACGCTGATCGCCGCGCCGGCCAGGATCGCGCTGTAACCCAGGTCATCGTGGACGTAGCCAGGCAGCACCGCGAGCGGAATTCCGATCGTCAAGTAGCAAAGAAACGTGAAAAAGACGACCGGAATGATCTGCATGGTCGTCGCAAATTCGCTGCGAGGTGTCGCTGAGTCGGTGGGCATCGGGAAAACGAGACTTGAAAACGGCGGGAAGCCGTGATTTTCCCATGGAACCGATTCCCTTGCAGGGCTTGCTTAATAATTTCGTCGGCTAGATAAGGGTGCCGGATCGATATAGTGGTCCGTTTTCGCCCTGTACGAGTGGTCTTTTGATGCTTGACGGGTTAATAGGCTCTAGCTGTGTATGGCTGAAAAACTTTAATTCAACTAAAAATGCGGCAAAACAGCCATGCCAACATAAGCCAACCGACTCTCAAACCTATCTCTATATCGCTTCACGAATATGTCCCGCATGCGATCCGCGCTATGGGTTGGTTTTATTGATGGTGATAGTTTTCGAACCATCATCGCAGCACGTCCCCACGGACACAGAACAGTGAGAGTAACGAGACATGACTGAGCCGATTCGCTTCTACCACCGCAACGCGATCCGTGAGATCAAGGACGCGCCTGTCACCCGCACCGTTCTGCAGTACTTGCGCGAGGACGCGCATTGCACCGGCACCAAGGAAGGCTGCGCCGAAGGCGATTGCGGCGCGTGCACGGTCGTGATCGGCGAGCGCAACGAGGCGGGCGGCGTCGACTTCAAGGCGGTCAACGCCTGCATCCAGTTCGTGCCGACGTTGGACGGCAAGGCGCTCTTCACCGTCGAAGACCTGCGTCAGCCGGACGGTTCGCTGCATCCGGTGCAGGAAGCGATGGTCGAGTGCCACGGTTCGCAGTGCGGTTTCTGCACGCCGGGTTTCGTCATGTCGATGTGGTCGCTGTACGAAAAGCACGGCCACGAACATAGCTGCGCGAACCGGACCGTGCCGTCGCGCGACACCATCAGCAACGCGCTGACCGGCAATCTGTGCCGTTGCACTGGCTATCGTCCGATCGTCGACGCGGCCGTGCGCATGTTCGAAGCGCCCGCGCCGAAAGCGCCGGTCAATGTCGAAGCCTTGTCGAATGCGCTTGCCACGCTCGAACGCAAGGACACATTCCACTACCAGCACGCCGGCCAGCAGTTCGACGCGCCGCGCACTGTCGACGCGCTCGCGAAAATCAAGGAAGCCGAACCGGCGACCCGCATCCTCGCCGGCAGCACGGACATCGGCTTGTGGGTGACCAAGCAGATGCGTGAGCTGGGCAACATCGTCTACGTTGGGCAGATCGCGGCGCTGCAAAAGCTCGAAACCAATGACGAGTGGATCGAGATCGGCGCGGGCGTGACCGTCGAAAAGGCCTACGCCGAAATCGCGAAGCAATATCCGGAACTCACCGAAATGTGGCAACGCTTCGCGTCGCTGCCGATCCGCAACGCCGGCACGCTCGGCGGGAATATCGCCAACGGCTCGCCGATCGGCGATTCGATGCCTGGCCTGATCGCGCTCGGCGCGCATGTGATCGTGCGCGGCGGCGAGATCGAACGCGAAATGCCGCTTGAGGATCTGTACCTCGCGTATCAGAAGAAGGACATGGCGGAGCATGAGTTCGTCGTCGGACTCAAGGTGCCGACCCGCACCGGCGCACGCAAGAATCTGCAGTTCCGCACCTACAAACTGTCGAAGCGTTTCGACTCGGACATCTCGGCCGTGTGCGCCGCGTTCTCCTTCATCGCCGACGGCAACGTGATCCGCGAGCCGCGCATCGCGTTCGGCGGCATGGCCGCCACCTCGAAGCGCGCGACGCACGCCGAGGCCGTGCTGCGCGACGCCGAATGGCACGAAGCCACCGCGCAGGCCGCGATGCTCGCGCTCGGCAACGACTACGCGCCGCTGTCCGACATGCGCGCGACCAGCAACTACCGCCTCGAAGCGGCGAAGAACACCTTATACCGCTTCTGGCTCGAAACGCGTCCGAACAATCCGCTGCCGAAGAGCGCACTGGATGTTCGTGCAGTTGCCGCGGCCTGCGCCCCGGCCAGCGCCAGTGCCAGCGCCTGAAACGCCATAAGGATACGGAGAACAAAGAATGAATCAGCATGCCGAACCGTTCCTGAAAGACCTTCAGGATCTCGACGACTTTACCCAGGTCCACATCTCGCGTCCGCACGAGTCCGCGCACCTGCACGTAAGCGGCCGCGCCACTTACACCGACGACATCCCGACGCTGGCCGGCACGCTGCACGCCGCCCTCGGCCTGTCGCCGAAAGCGCACGCGAAGATCGTCTCCATGGCGCTCGATAAAGTGCGCGCCACGCCCGGCGTGGTCGCGATCTTCACCGCGGGCGACATTCCCGGCGTCAACGACGTGGGTCCGATCATCCACGGCGACGATCCGATTCTCGCGGACGGTATCGTGCAATACGTCGGCCAGCCGATGTTCATCGTAGTCGCGACCTCGCATGAAATCGCGCGTCTCGCTGCGCGCCGCGCCGAAGTCGTCTACGAAGAGCTGCCGGCCATCCTCACCGCGCAACAGGCCCGCGCCGCGAACCAGCACGTCTTGCCGCCGATGAAGCTCGCGCGCGGCGACGCCGGTACGAAGATCGCCCGCGCGGCGCGTCGCGAAGCCGGAGAGATGCTGCTCGGCGGCCAGGAACAGTTCTATCTGGAAGGCCAGATTTCGTACGCGGTGCCGAAGGACGACGACGGCATGCACGTCTACTGTTCGACCCAGCACCCGACCGAAATGCAGCACATGGTCGCGCACGCGTTGGGCGTGGCGTCGCACAACGTGCTGATCGAATGCCGTCGCATGGGTGGCGGCTTCGGCGGCAAGGAATCGCAATCGGGTCTGTTCGCGTGCTGCGCGGCGCTCGCTGCATGGAAGCTGCTGTGTCCGGTCAAGCTGCGTCCGGATCGCGACGACGACATGATGGTCACCGGCAAGCGCCACGATTTCCACTACACGTATGAAGTGGGCTACGACGACCAGGGCGTGATCGACGGCGTGAGCGTCGACATGACCTCGCGCTGCGGCTTCTCCGCCGACCTGTCCGGTCCGGTGATGACACGCGCGCTGTGCCACTTCGACAACGCGTACTGGCTGTCCGACGTATCGATCGACGGCTTTTGCGGCAAGACCAACACGCAGTCGAACACCGCGTTCCGCGGCTTCGGCGGTCCGCAAGGCGCATTCGCGATCGAGTACATCATGGACAACGTCGCGCGTTCGGTCGGCGAGGATTCGCTCGACGTGCGCCGCCGCAATCTGTACGGCAAGACCGAGCGCAACCAGACGCCGTACGGTCAGGTGGTCGAAGACAACGTGATTCACGAGCTGATCGACGAGCTCGAAGCGACCAGCGAATACCGCGCGCGCCGTGCGGCGATCAACGCGTTCAATGCGAACAACGAAGTACTGAAGAAGGGGCTGGCGCTCACGCCCGTCAAGTTCGGCATCGCGTTCAACGTGACTCACTTCAACCAGGCCGGCGCGCTGGTGCACATCTACACCGACGGCTCGGTGCTGGTGAACCACGGCGGCACCGAAATGGGCCAGGGTTTGAACACGAAGGTCGCGCAGGTCGTCGCGCATGAACTGGGCATCGGCTTCAACCGCATCCGCGTGACGGCAACCGATACGAGCAAGATCGCCAATACGTCGGCGACCGCGGCATCGACGGGTTCGGACCTGAACGGCAAGGCTGCGCAAGATGCCGCGCGCCAGTTGCGCGAGCGTCTGTCGGCTTTCGCCGCGGAGCGTTTCGGCGCAGGGCAGGTGGCTGCCTCGGAAGTGCGTTTCGTGCACGACCGCGTGGTGGTCGGCGAGGCGATCGTGCCGTTCGAAGAAGTGATCGCGAAGGCCTACGTCGCGCGTATCCAGCTCTGGTCGGACGGCTTCTACGCCACGCCGAAGCTCTACTGGGATCAATCGAAGCTGCAAGGCCGGCCGTTCTACTACTACTCGTACGGCGCGGCCGTGTCGGAAGTGGTGATCGATACGCTGACCGGCGAAATGCGCGTGCTGCGCGCGGACGCTTTGCACGACGTGGGCGCTTCGTTGAACCCGGCGCTCGACGTCGGCCAGGTGGAAGGCGCGTTCATCCAGGGCATGGGCTGGCTCACGACCGAAGAGTTGTGGTGGAACGCGGGCGGCAAGCTGATGACGCACGCGCCGTCCACCTACAAGATTCCGACCGTCAACGATACGCCGCCCGATTTCCGAGTGCGCCTGTTCAAGAATCGCAATGCGGAGGACAGCATCCACCGTTCGAAGGCGACCGGCGAGCCGCCGTTGCTGCTGCCGTTCTCGGTGTTCTTCGCCGTGCGCGATGCCGTGTCGGCCGTGGGCGACCACAAGGTCAATCCGCCGCTGAATGCGCCCGCTACCAGCGAGGAAATTCTCAAGGCCGTGGGCGCGGTGCGGGCAGCGACTGCGGCGGCGCGGCAGTAGACGTTGCGATGAAGGCGTGACGCTGGCCGGCCGCCGTGACACGCCGGAAATCGCGAGGAATTGGCGGCCGCCGCCAGGACCTTCAGCGCAGCCGGCGGCTGACCGCAGCGAGCAACTGTTAGAAACCGTCGGGCAGAGTAATCGTGCAATCATTGAAACCAACTGGATTGATCGCCATGAACGACTTTTCTTCCGTTCAGATCGGGCGGCGCAGCGCCGTGCAAGCGCCGCGTCCGGCGCCGATGCACATCGTGCTGTTCGGCGCGGGGCACGTTGGCCATGCGCTCGTCACGCTGCTCGGCAGCTTGCCGTGCGTCGTCCAGTGGGTCGATGAGCGCGACGAACTGTTTCCCGACGAAACGCCGCCCAACGTGCAGATCGAGGCGACCGACACGCCCGACGCGATCGTCGACGCGGCGCCGCCCGGCGCGTATTTCCTCGTGATGACGCACAACCACGCACTCGATTTTTCGCTCGCCGCGCGTATCATGCGGCGGCGCGATTTCACCTACTTCGGCATGATCGGCTCGAAGACGAAGCGGGTGAAATTCGAGCGCCGGCTGCTGGATCGCGGAGTGGATCTGGATCGGCTGGTGGAGATGACGTGCCCGATCGGCGTGACCGGCATCGTCGATAAGGCGCCTGCGGCGATCGCGGTGGCGGTGTGCGCTGAATTGCTGCAGATTCGGTCACGCCAGATCGCTGCGCTGGCAGTAACGCAGAAGCTTTGCGCGAGCGTGTGAGTAGAGAGTGCGAGGCGCCTGGCGTAAGGAGTTCAACGTCAGGTTCGTCACTTGAATTGCGCAGAAGAAAGGCGTACCGCATCAAGCGCTCGCCCGCCAGACTTCAAACCAGCACGTCAGCCCGCCGCGGCTGACGTTTCCTTTTTCGCCGGCCGTTTCGCGCGCCGCACCTTCTGCGCAACCAATTCATCCGACACCTGCGACATCAACGTGCGCAGCCAACCGACATCGCTCGGGCGATCCGGCTGCGGATGCCATAGCTGATAGCACTTGATGCGTGGAAACGGAATCGGCACGTCGACCACGGCGAGCGGCAGGATGCTCGCATAGTGCATCGCGAAACGGCGCGTGGTCGTGAAGATCAGATCCGATTGCAACAGCGTTTGCGGCACGAGGCCGAAGTAGGGCAGCGTGGCGACGATGCGCCGCTCGGCGCGGGCTCTCGCGAATCCAATGTCGACGGCGCCGCCGCCTGCGCCGCTATAAGGCGTCGGCGCGAGGTGCGGCGCGGCGAGATACGCTTCGCGCGTCATCGGCGTGCGCGCGAGCGGATGATCGGCGCGCATCAGGCATACCACCGTATCGGAGAACAGGTCGCTGCGCTCGAAACGCGGATCTGGCTTCGGCCAGTTGCCGATCACCAGATCGAGTTCACCCGCATCGAGCGCGGCCGAATGGTCGAGCATCGGACTTAGCGAATCGATCTCCAGACGCGCATGCGGCGCGGCTTCGCGAAACTGCGCGATCACGGTGGGCATGAAGAAGTCGTTCAGATAGTCCGGCGCGGCCACGCGGAAGGTGCGGCGCGAGCGGCCGGGATCGAAGTCGCCGTGCGGCGTCGCCACGAAATCGACTTCGCGCAGCACGCGTTGCGCCGAAGCCAGCAAGGATTCGCCGTATTCGGTCGGCACCATGCCCGACTTGCCGCGCACGAGGATCGGATCGTTCAGGGTCTCGCGCAGTTTGCGCAGCGCGGTGCTGATGGCGGGCTGGGTCTGATTCAGCCGCAGCGCGGTTTGCGTGACGCTGCGCTCGACCAG includes the following:
- a CDS encoding MFS transporter; this translates as MPTDSATPRSEFATTMQIIPVVFFTFLCYLTIGIPLAVLPGYVHDDLGYSAILAGAAISVQYLATLASRPLAGRSADSLGPKRTVTIGLLGCGASGILLLLAVLCGRWPALSLGLLVCSRLVLGFGESLCGTGAILWGIGRVGTSNNARVISWNGIATYGALAVGAPLGVAIAHAIGFAALGILVILLAALGFYLARPIAAVPIVHGERMSYRSVFTRVLPHGIGLALGSAGFGSIATFITLFYAARHWPNAALSLTVFGTLFIGARLLFANTIKAYGGFRVAIASFSFECAGLLMLWLAPEPHIALAGAALTGFGFALVFPALGVEAVGLVPPASRGAALSAYSVFLDLSLGITGPLAGYIAGEFGYAQVFLFAAVASALAVVLSTMMYLRNSRVPNAPAAT
- the xdhA gene encoding xanthine dehydrogenase small subunit — its product is MTEPIRFYHRNAIREIKDAPVTRTVLQYLREDAHCTGTKEGCAEGDCGACTVVIGERNEAGGVDFKAVNACIQFVPTLDGKALFTVEDLRQPDGSLHPVQEAMVECHGSQCGFCTPGFVMSMWSLYEKHGHEHSCANRTVPSRDTISNALTGNLCRCTGYRPIVDAAVRMFEAPAPKAPVNVEALSNALATLERKDTFHYQHAGQQFDAPRTVDALAKIKEAEPATRILAGSTDIGLWVTKQMRELGNIVYVGQIAALQKLETNDEWIEIGAGVTVEKAYAEIAKQYPELTEMWQRFASLPIRNAGTLGGNIANGSPIGDSMPGLIALGAHVIVRGGEIEREMPLEDLYLAYQKKDMAEHEFVVGLKVPTRTGARKNLQFRTYKLSKRFDSDISAVCAAFSFIADGNVIREPRIAFGGMAATSKRATHAEAVLRDAEWHEATAQAAMLALGNDYAPLSDMRATSNYRLEAAKNTLYRFWLETRPNNPLPKSALDVRAVAAACAPASASASA
- the xdhB gene encoding xanthine dehydrogenase molybdopterin binding subunit, with product MNQHAEPFLKDLQDLDDFTQVHISRPHESAHLHVSGRATYTDDIPTLAGTLHAALGLSPKAHAKIVSMALDKVRATPGVVAIFTAGDIPGVNDVGPIIHGDDPILADGIVQYVGQPMFIVVATSHEIARLAARRAEVVYEELPAILTAQQARAANQHVLPPMKLARGDAGTKIARAARREAGEMLLGGQEQFYLEGQISYAVPKDDDGMHVYCSTQHPTEMQHMVAHALGVASHNVLIECRRMGGGFGGKESQSGLFACCAALAAWKLLCPVKLRPDRDDDMMVTGKRHDFHYTYEVGYDDQGVIDGVSVDMTSRCGFSADLSGPVMTRALCHFDNAYWLSDVSIDGFCGKTNTQSNTAFRGFGGPQGAFAIEYIMDNVARSVGEDSLDVRRRNLYGKTERNQTPYGQVVEDNVIHELIDELEATSEYRARRAAINAFNANNEVLKKGLALTPVKFGIAFNVTHFNQAGALVHIYTDGSVLVNHGGTEMGQGLNTKVAQVVAHELGIGFNRIRVTATDTSKIANTSATAASTGSDLNGKAAQDAARQLRERLSAFAAERFGAGQVAASEVRFVHDRVVVGEAIVPFEEVIAKAYVARIQLWSDGFYATPKLYWDQSKLQGRPFYYYSYGAAVSEVVIDTLTGEMRVLRADALHDVGASLNPALDVGQVEGAFIQGMGWLTTEELWWNAGGKLMTHAPSTYKIPTVNDTPPDFRVRLFKNRNAEDSIHRSKATGEPPLLLPFSVFFAVRDAVSAVGDHKVNPPLNAPATSEEILKAVGAVRAATAAARQ
- the xdhC gene encoding xanthine dehydrogenase accessory protein XdhC; this translates as MNDFSSVQIGRRSAVQAPRPAPMHIVLFGAGHVGHALVTLLGSLPCVVQWVDERDELFPDETPPNVQIEATDTPDAIVDAAPPGAYFLVMTHNHALDFSLAARIMRRRDFTYFGMIGSKTKRVKFERRLLDRGVDLDRLVEMTCPIGVTGIVDKAPAAIAVAVCAELLQIRSRQIAALAVTQKLCASV
- a CDS encoding LysR substrate-binding domain-containing protein, encoding MDDSAASLDIWLVRVLRTLLVERSVTQTALRLNQTQPAISTALRKLRETLNDPILVRGKSGMVPTEYGESLLASAQRVLREVDFVATPHGDFDPGRSRRTFRVAAPDYLNDFFMPTVIAQFREAAPHARLEIDSLSPMLDHSAALDAGELDLVIGNWPKPDPRFERSDLFSDTVVCLMRADHPLARTPMTREAYLAAPHLAPTPYSGAGGGAVDIGFARARAERRIVATLPYFGLVPQTLLQSDLIFTTTRRFAMHYASILPLAVVDVPIPFPRIKCYQLWHPQPDRPSDVGWLRTLMSQVSDELVAQKVRRAKRPAKKETSAAAG